The Sesamum indicum cultivar Zhongzhi No. 13 linkage group LG1, S_indicum_v1.0, whole genome shotgun sequence genome includes a window with the following:
- the LOC105165692 gene encoding acyl carrier protein 4, chloroplastic isoform X1: protein MASVSSATCLSFRTSIGLPVRIHNQKISKGLVVVSLGWTKTRNFPSSRTSRLQICAAKAETVEKVSEIVRKQLALSPETQLTPQTKFSELGADSLDTVEIVMGLEEEFNINVEEENSENITTIQEAADLIEKLVEKKN from the exons ATGGCTTCTGTATCGTCAGCTACTTGTCTTAGTTTTAGGACATCGATTGGACTCCCTGTCCGGATCCACAACCAG AAAATCAGCAAGGGTTTAGTAGTGGTGTCATTAGGCTGGACGAAAACCAGAAATTTCCCTTCTTCCAGAACGTCTCGTCTCCAAATTTGTGCC GCAAAGGCAGAGACAGTGGAGAAAGTGAGTGAAATAGTGAGGAAGCAGTTGGCTCTGTCTCCCGAGACTCAACTCACCCCTCAGACTAAATTCTCTGAACTTGGCGCTGATTCCCTTGACACT GTAGAGATAGTCATGGGGCTGGAGGAAGAATTCAACATCAATGTGGAAGAAGAGAACTCCGAGAACATAACTACTATTCAAGAAGCAGCTGATTTGATCGAAAAACTcgttgagaaaaaaaattaa
- the LOC105165705 gene encoding pentatricopeptide repeat-containing protein At1g12775, mitochondrial-like: MKSVAEKLRMFHRKLSLNLSSPSVAIRNFQISTTAATESSAGLTEEEVKQINAVVPRLCSSNHLKEAIQLMSAALSTANPPLNALPLSILINRLALEPDLTHHMHLLNALKFNPNTGNPFVLIPIAKMFVSSFFERGHPKKAVKMFQWVSRPDFPGGVADDSGFYAVLIDGFCKSGMIFDALRVLRLMASENLVVGNDVRMWVYRGLLREARVREALELNAALDCCALGSDDGAFGSKEVVDLLDRMIASWVE; encoded by the coding sequence ATGAAATCAGTGGCGGAGAAGCTGCGAATGTTCCACCGGAAGCTGTCCCTTAATTTATCCTCTCCTTCAGTAGCAATTAGAAATTTCCAGATCTCTACAACCGCTGCTACTGAGAGCAGCGCCGGCCTTACGGAAGAAGAAGTGAAACAGATCAACGCCGTCGTTCCCCGCCTATGCTCCTCAAACCACCTCAAAGAAGCCATTCAACTCATGTCCGCCGCCCTTTCCACGGCGAACCCACCTCTCAATGCTCTCCCGCTATCCATTCTCATCAACAGGCTCGCTCTCGAACCCGATCTCACCCACCACATGCACTTACTCAACGCCCTCAAATTCAATCCCAACACTGGAAATCCCTTCGTGTTAATACCCATAGCTAAAATGTTCGTCTCATCCTTCTTCGAGAGGGGTCACCCCAAGAAAGCTGTGAAGATGTTCCAGTGGGTTTCGAGGCCCGATTTTCCTGGTGGGGTGGCCGACGATTCGGGTTTTTATGCTGTTTTAATTGATGGATTTTGCAAGAGCGGTATGATTTTTGATGCTCTTCGTGTTTTGAGGTTGATGGCGAGTGAGAATCTGGTGGTTGGGAATGACGTTAGAATGTGGGTGTACAGGGGTTTGTTGAGGGAGGCTAGGGTTAGGGAAGCATTGGAACTGAATGCAGCATTGGATTGTTGTGCTTTAGGGAGTGATGATGGTGCTTTTGGTTCCAAGGAGGTGGTGGATTTGTTGGACCGGATGATTGCTAGTTGGGTCGAGTAG
- the LOC105165692 gene encoding acyl carrier protein 4, chloroplastic isoform X2 → MASVSSATCLSFRTSIGLPVRIHNQAKAETVEKVSEIVRKQLALSPETQLTPQTKFSELGADSLDTVEIVMGLEEEFNINVEEENSENITTIQEAADLIEKLVEKKN, encoded by the exons ATGGCTTCTGTATCGTCAGCTACTTGTCTTAGTTTTAGGACATCGATTGGACTCCCTGTCCGGATCCACAACCAG GCAAAGGCAGAGACAGTGGAGAAAGTGAGTGAAATAGTGAGGAAGCAGTTGGCTCTGTCTCCCGAGACTCAACTCACCCCTCAGACTAAATTCTCTGAACTTGGCGCTGATTCCCTTGACACT GTAGAGATAGTCATGGGGCTGGAGGAAGAATTCAACATCAATGTGGAAGAAGAGAACTCCGAGAACATAACTACTATTCAAGAAGCAGCTGATTTGATCGAAAAACTcgttgagaaaaaaaattaa
- the LOC105165684 gene encoding ATP-dependent Clp protease ATP-binding subunit ClpA homolog CD4B, chloroplastic, whose translation MLAQEEARRLGHNFVGTEQILLGLIGEGTGIAAKVLKSMGINLKDARVEVEKIIGRGSGFVAVEIPFTPRAKRVLELSLEEARQLGHNYIGSEHLLLGLLREGEGVAARVLENLGADPSNIRTQVIRMVGESAEAVGAGVGGGTSGNKMPTLEEYGTNLTKLAEEGKLDPVVGRQDQIERVTQILGRRTKNNPCLIGEPGVGKTAIAEGLAQRIANGDVPETIEGKKVITLDMGLLVAGTKYRGEFEERLKKLMEEIKQSDEIILFIDEVHTLIGAGAAEGAIDAANILKPALARGELQCIGATTLDEYRKHIEKDPALERRFQPVKVPEPTVDETIQILKGLRERYEIHHKLRYTDEALVAAAQLSYQYISDRFLPDKAIDLIDEAGSRVRLRHAQLPEEARELEKELRQITKEKNEAVRSQDFEKAGELRDREMDLKAQISALIDKNKEMTKAESEAGDGGPLVTEVDIQHIVSSWTGIPVEKVSTDESDRLLKMEETLHRRVIGQDEAVKAISRAIRRARVGLKNPNRPIASFIFSGPTGVGKSELAKALAAYYFGSEEAMIRLDMSEFMERHTVSKLIGSPPGYVGYTEGGQLTEAVRRRPYTVVLFDEIEKAHPDVFNMMLQILEDGRLTDSKGRTVDFKNTLLIMTSNVGSSVIEKGGRRIGFDLDYDEKDSSYNRIKSLVTEELKQYFRPEFLNRLDEMIVFRQLTKLEVKEIADIMLKEVFERLKSKDIELQVTERFRDRVVEEGYNPSYGARPLRRAIMRLLEDSMAEKMLAREIKEGDSVIVDVDSDGNVIVLNGSSGAPPEPSPEPVVV comes from the exons ATGCTTGCACAAGAGGAGGCAAGACGGCTTGGCCATAATTTTGTTGGAACTGAGCAGATCCTGCTGGGGCTTATTGGCGAGGGCACTGGCATTGCTGCTAAGGTCCTCAAGTCCATGGGTATAAATCTCAAAGATGCCCGAGTAGAGGTGGAGAAAATAATTGGACGTGGTAGTGGATTTGTTGCCGTGGAGATACCTTTTACTCCTCGTGCAAAACGTGTTTTAGAACTCTCACTAGAGGAAGCCCGTCAGCTTG GTCACAATTACATAGGTTCGGAGCACTTGCTGCTGGGATTGCTGCGTGAGGGTGAAGGTGTGGCAGCACGTGTCCTTGAGAATTTAGGTGCTGACCCCAGTAATATTCGAACTCAG GTTATTAGAATGGTGGGTGAGAGTGCAGAGGCTGTTGGTGCTGGTGTTGGAGGTGGAACCTCAGGTAACAAGATGCCTACATTAGAGGAGTATGGTACCAATTTGACCAAGCTAGCAGAGGAG ggtaaGCTAGACCCTGTTGTTGGGAGGCAGGACCAGATTGAACGTGTCACTCAAATTTTGGGACGACGCACTAAAAATAATCCTTGTCTGATTGGAGAACCTGGTGTGGGGAAAACAGCCATTGCAGAGGGTCTTGCTCAGAGAATAGCCAATGGGGATGTTCCAGAGACGATTGAGGGGAAAAAG GTTATAACTTTGGATATGGGTCTTCTCGTTGCTGGAACAAAGTATCGTGGTGAATTTGAAGAAAGATTGAAGAAGCTGATGGAGGAAATTAAGCAAAGTGATGAAATTATACTCTTCATTGATGAGGTGCACACATTGATTGGAGCAGGAGCTGCAGAAGGGGCAATTGACGCTGCAAACATCTTGAAGCCTGCTTTAGCTCGGGGTGAACTACAG TGTATTGGGGCAACCACACTGGATGAGTACCGAAAGCACATTGAGAAGGATCCAGCACTGGAAAGAAGGTTTCAACCTGTTAAGGTCCCTGAACCCACTGTGGATGAAACTATTCAGATTCTTAAAGGGCTTCGAGAACGATATGAGATTCACCACAAGCTTCGTTACACTGATGAAGCCCTAGTTGCCGCTGCACAGTTGTCCTATCAGTACATTAG TGATCGTTTCTTGCCCGATAAAGCAATTGACTTGATTGATGAAGCTGGGTCCCGAGTTCGACTTCGTCATGCACAG CTCCCTGAGGAAGCCAGAGAACTTGAGAAAGAGCTCAGGCAGATAACAAAGGAGAAGAATGAAGCCGTTCGAAGTCAAGACTTTGAGAAG gCTGGGGAACTACGTGATAGAGAAATGGATCTTAAGGCACAGATATCTGCTCTTATAGACAAAAACAAGGAGATGACCAAGGCAGAAAGTGAAGCAGGGGATGGAGGTCCCCTTGTCACAGAAGTCGACATTCAGCATATCGTTTCTTCTTGGACGGGCATTCCAGTGGAGAAGGTGTCGACTGATGAATCCGATCGTCTCCTCAAGATGGAGGAGACTCTTCACAGGAGGGTCATTGGGCAGGATGAAGCCGTCAAAGCCATTAGTCGTGCTATCCGACGTGCCCGTGTTGGGCTTAAGAATCCCAACCGGCCTATTGCTAGCTTCATCTTTTCTGGTCCAACTGGTGTGGGGAAATCAGAACTAGCAAAAGCACTGGCTGCATACTACTTTGGATCTGAAGAAGCCATGATCCGACTCGATATGAGTGAGTTCATGGAGAGACACACTGTTTCGAAGCTAATTGGATCACCTCCAGGTTATGTTGGTTATACTGAAGGCGGACAGCTGACTGAGGCCGTCCGACGACGTCCTTATACTGTTGTTCTTTTCGATGAGATTGAGAAGGCCCATCCTGATGTCTTCAACATGATGCTTCAAATTCTGGAAGATGGAAGGTTGACAGACAGCAAAGGTAGAACAGTGGACTTCAAGAACACACTTCTGATCATGACATCAAATGTCGGAAGTAGTGTGATCGAGAAGGGAGGCCGTCGTATAGGTTTTGACCTGGATTATGACGAGAAGGACAGCAGTTATAACCGGATCAAGAGCTTGGTGACGGAGGAGCTGAAACAGTATTTCAGGCCCGAGTTCTTGAATAGATTGGACGAGATGATTGTATTCCGGCAGCTCACCAAGCTGGAGGTGAAGGAGATAGCAGACATTATGCTCAAAGAGGTCTTTGAGAGACTGAAATCGAAGGATATTGAACTCCAGGTGACGGAAAGGTTCAGAGACAGAGTTGTTGAAGAAGGATATAATCCGAGCTACGGAGCCAGACCACTCAGACGAGCTATCATGAGACTCTTGGAGGATAGCATGGCTGAGAAGATGCTTGCCCGTGAAATCAAGGAAGGCGATTCAGTCATTGTCGATGTTGATTCTGACGGCAACGTGATAGTTCTGAATGGCAGCAGCGGTGCTCCTCCAGAACCGTCCCCTGAACCAGTGGTGGTGTAG